One window of the Saccopteryx bilineata isolate mSacBil1 chromosome 2, mSacBil1_pri_phased_curated, whole genome shotgun sequence genome contains the following:
- the BARHL1 gene encoding barH-like 1 homeobox protein, translated as MEGSNGFGIDSILSHRAGSPALPKGDPLLGDCHSPLELSPRSESSSDCSSPASPGRDCLETGAPRPGGAAGPGLDSHLQPGQLSAPAQSRTVTSSFLIRDILADCKPLAACAPYSSNGQPAAPEPGGRLAAKAGEDFRDKLDKSGSNASSDSEYKVKEEGDREISSSRDSPPVRLKKPRKARTAFTDHQLAQLERSFERQKYLSVQDRMELAASLNLTDTQVKTWYQNRRTKWKRQTAVGLELLAEAGNYSALQRMFPSPYFYPQSLVSNLDPGAALYLYRGPSAPPPALQRPLVPRILIHGLQGASEPPPPLPPLAGVLPRAAQPR; from the exons ATGGAAGGCTCCAATGGCTTTGGGATCGACTCCATCCTCTCCCACCGTGCAGGCAGCCCCGCCCTTCCCAAGGGGGACCCCTTGCTTGGGGACTGCCACTCGCCCCTGGAGCTGAGTCCGCGCTCCGAAAGCAGCAGCGACTGCTCATCGCCAGCCTCACCAGGAAGGGACTGTCTGGAGACGGGCGCCCCACGGCCTGGCGGGGCAGCGGGCCCAGGTTTGGACTCTCACCTGCAGCCTGGGCAGCTCTCGGCCCCAGCCCAGTCTCGCACAGTGACCTCCTCCTTTCTGATCAGGGACATCCTTGCCGACTGCAAACCGCTGGCAGCCTGTGCGCCCTATTCCAGCAACGGGCAGCCGGCAGCCCCCGAGCCGGGGGGCCGTCTTGCGGCCAAGGCCGGGGAGGACTTTAGAGACAAGCTGGACAAAAGTGGCAGCAACGCCTCGTCAGACTCTGAGTATAAAG TGAAGGAGGAGGGCGACCGGGAGATCTCCAGCTCGCGGGACAGTCCCCCGGTGcgcctgaaaaagccacgcaagGCGCGCACCGCCTTCACCGACCATCAGCTGGCGCAGCTGGAGCGCAGCTTCGAGCGGCAGAAGTATCTGAGCGTGCAGGACCGGATGGAGCTCGCCGCCTCGCTCAACCTCACCGACACGCAGGTCAAGACCTGGTACCAGAACCGCAG GACTAAGTGGAAGCGCCAGACAGCCGTCGGGTTGGAGCTGCTGGCCGAGGCGGGCAACTACTCGGCGCTCCAGCGGATGTTCCCGTCGCCTTATTTCTACCCGCAGAGTCTAGTTTCCAATCTGGACCCCGGCGCCGCACTGTACCTGTACCGCGGGCCCAGCGCGCCGCCGCCCGCCCTGCAGAGGCCCCTGGTGCCCCGCATCCTCATCCACGGACTTCAGGGCGCcagcgagccgccgccgccgctgcccccGCTGGCCGGCGTCCTGCCCCGCGCCGCGCAGCCCCGGTGA